CGCTGCCGAGATTGCCGCCGTGGACCGACAGGATATGTTTGATGTTGGAGCTGGTGCGATTCCGGTTGCTGGTCAGAGCCTCGACCACGACCGCCGCGCCGCCCGGACCATAGCCTTCATAGGTGACCTCTTCGATATTCTCGCCCTCCGCGCCGCCGCTGCCGCGCTTGATGGCCCGTTCGATATTGTCTTTGGGCATGCTGCCGGCCTGCGCCAGTTCGATGGCGGTCCGCAGTTTGAAATTGAAATTCGGATCGCTCCCGCCCTCGCGGGCCGCGACCGTGATGACACGGGCGAGCTTGGTGAAAACCGCGGCCCGTTTGGAATCAGTGGTGCCTTTCTGATGTTTGACCTTGGCCCATTTGGAATGTTTGGACATATGAGAAGTTGGGGAGTTGGGAAGTGCTGGAGTGCGGGAGTCCTGAAGATTTGAAATCAAGCTTCAGCACTCCAGTACTTCAAAACTTCTGCACTTCAGAAAAAGTTGAGGAGTTGGGAAGTGCGGGAGTGCTGGAGTGACGAAGACATCTTGTCTACCCAACTCCCTCACTTCCGCACTCTCCAACTCCTAAAGAGTCTACCACTTGCCCTAAATTCGCTCAATATAGCCCCGATACAAGCCCGACAAAATGCT
The Patescibacteria group bacterium genome window above contains:
- a CDS encoding YebC/PmpR family DNA-binding transcriptional regulator; this translates as MSKHSKWAKVKHQKGTTDSKRAAVFTKLARVITVAAREGGSDPNFNFKLRTAIELAQAGSMPKDNIERAIKRGSGGAEGENIEEVTYEGYGPGGAAVVVEALTSNRNRTSSNIKHILSVHGGNLGSAGSVLWMFVRKSVLRIERAQPLGEAEELALIDAGAEDIAADAEGLDVTGPVEALNGLREAADKLGLKVVGAGLEWLPKEMLAVADPEAQAKLEGLFEALDDDEDVNNIYYNVDI